From the genome of Halomonas sp. MCCC 1A13316, one region includes:
- the glk gene encoding glucokinase has translation MTRPALIGDIGGTNARFALVTPGEFEPHDILTLPCADYPGLVEAVGDYLARVGLDADASPREACLAFACPIGDDRVTMTNNHWSFSRREAQAALSLERLKVINDFTAQALGVPHLAPDELVEIKPGVAREHAACLVIGPGTGLGVGGIFPGLRAWIPLSTEGGHVTFAPTDEREQNLLRHFRNRYGRVSVERILCGQGLLDLYLAHCSLKGANPAYQTPAEVTAAAGGDIIARDTLLRFLKILGDVCGDAALTMGARGGVYLCGGILPRLLEWLPQSRFVEAFTAKGRMSDYTRAIPVQVVTAPWPGLLGAAEALRNEEVE, from the coding sequence ATGACGCGACCGGCCCTGATCGGTGACATCGGTGGCACCAACGCCCGTTTCGCCCTGGTCACTCCCGGCGAGTTCGAGCCCCACGACATTCTGACGCTGCCCTGCGCCGACTATCCCGGCCTGGTCGAGGCGGTAGGCGACTACCTGGCACGGGTCGGGCTGGATGCCGATGCATCGCCGCGCGAGGCGTGCCTGGCCTTCGCCTGCCCCATCGGCGACGACCGGGTAACGATGACCAACAACCACTGGTCGTTTTCCCGCCGCGAAGCACAGGCAGCGCTCAGCCTCGAGCGCTTAAAGGTCATCAACGACTTTACCGCCCAGGCCTTGGGCGTACCGCACCTGGCACCCGACGAGCTGGTCGAGATCAAGCCGGGCGTGGCGCGCGAACACGCCGCCTGCCTGGTGATCGGCCCAGGCACCGGGCTCGGCGTGGGGGGGATCTTTCCTGGTCTTCGAGCCTGGATTCCGCTGTCCACCGAGGGCGGCCACGTCACCTTCGCCCCCACCGACGAGCGCGAGCAGAACCTGCTGCGCCATTTCCGCAATCGCTATGGACGGGTTTCGGTGGAGCGCATCCTTTGTGGCCAGGGCCTGCTCGACCTCTACCTGGCGCACTGCTCGTTGAAGGGCGCCAACCCTGCCTATCAGACGCCGGCCGAGGTCACCGCCGCCGCGGGCGGCGATATCATCGCCCGTGATACCCTGCTGCGGTTTCTCAAGATTCTCGGCGACGTCTGCGGCGATGCGGCGCTGACCATGGGCGCGCGCGGCGGGGTCTATCTGTGCGGTGGCATCCTGCCGCGGCTGCTGGAGTGGCTGCCGCAGAGTCGCTTCGTCGAAGCATTCACCGCCAAGGGCCGCATGAGCGATTACACCCGCGCCATCCCGGTACAAGTGGTGACTGCTCCGTGGCCGGGATTGCTGGGCGCCGCCGAGGCCCTGCGCAACGAAGAAGTGGAATGA
- a CDS encoding PTS fructose-like transporter subunit IIB, which yields MNVIIITACPSGMATTFLAARRLEQAARRLGWQPSVEMHSQLEAAEPVSTQAIAAADLIVVAAEQVPAAERFRGKRLFQAPIDEALPDPEAFLARAQQQAGEYTPPATSAAPTPEAGGNKIVAVTACPTGVAHTFMAAEALSEAGKSLGYAIRVETQGSVGAQDKLTDEEIAAADVVILACDIEVDPTRFAGKRIYRTSSGNALKKPRPTIETALAEAEVEEVGSATDKREAGKSLKEKGVYKHLLTGVSFMLPMVVAGGLLIALSFVFGIEAFEQEGTLAAALMQIGGGTAFALMIPVLAGYIAYSIADRPGIAPGMIGGMLAAEIGAGFIGGILAGFLAGYVALAVTRHVKLPKSVESLKPILIIPLLASLVTGLTMIYVIGEPVAAILAGLTEFLAAMSSANAVLLGILLGAMMCFDLGGPVNKAAYTFGVGLLSTQTYAPMAAIMAAGMVPAIGMGIASFVARQKFSEPEREAGKASFVLGLCFISEGAIPFAAKDPLRVIPACMVGGAITGALSMLVGAQLMAPHGGIFVLLIPNAITPVLLYLGAIVIGSLITGLGYAAIKRGAASVAIAANA from the coding sequence ATGAACGTCATCATCATCACCGCCTGCCCCAGCGGCATGGCCACCACTTTCCTCGCCGCCCGCCGCCTCGAGCAGGCCGCTCGTCGCCTTGGCTGGCAGCCCAGCGTCGAGATGCACAGTCAGCTCGAGGCCGCCGAGCCTGTCTCGACCCAGGCCATTGCCGCCGCCGACTTGATCGTGGTCGCCGCCGAGCAGGTCCCTGCGGCCGAGCGTTTCCGCGGCAAGCGCCTGTTCCAGGCCCCTATCGACGAGGCACTGCCCGACCCAGAGGCCTTTCTCGCTCGTGCCCAGCAGCAAGCCGGCGAATATACCCCACCCGCCACCAGCGCGGCCCCCACGCCGGAGGCCGGTGGCAACAAGATCGTCGCCGTGACGGCCTGCCCGACCGGCGTGGCCCACACCTTCATGGCCGCCGAAGCACTGAGCGAGGCGGGAAAATCACTGGGTTATGCGATCCGCGTCGAGACCCAGGGTTCGGTAGGCGCCCAGGACAAGCTGACCGACGAGGAGATCGCCGCGGCCGACGTGGTGATACTGGCCTGCGACATCGAAGTCGACCCGACCCGCTTCGCCGGCAAGCGGATCTACCGCACCTCCAGCGGCAATGCGCTCAAGAAACCGCGCCCCACCATCGAGACGGCGCTGGCCGAGGCCGAGGTGGAAGAGGTCGGTAGCGCTACCGACAAGCGCGAGGCCGGCAAGAGCCTCAAGGAGAAGGGGGTCTACAAGCACCTGCTCACCGGCGTCTCGTTCATGCTGCCCATGGTGGTGGCCGGGGGCCTGCTGATTGCGCTCTCCTTCGTGTTCGGTATCGAGGCCTTCGAACAGGAAGGTACGCTGGCTGCGGCGCTGATGCAGATCGGCGGTGGCACCGCCTTTGCCCTGATGATTCCCGTGCTGGCCGGCTACATTGCCTACTCCATCGCCGACCGCCCCGGGATCGCCCCGGGCATGATCGGCGGCATGCTGGCGGCGGAGATCGGCGCCGGCTTCATCGGTGGCATTCTCGCCGGCTTCCTCGCCGGCTACGTGGCGCTGGCCGTGACCCGGCACGTCAAGTTGCCGAAGAGCGTCGAGTCGCTCAAGCCGATCCTGATCATCCCGCTGCTCGCAAGCCTGGTCACCGGGCTGACCATGATCTACGTCATCGGCGAGCCGGTGGCGGCCATTCTCGCCGGCCTGACCGAATTCCTAGCCGCCATGAGTTCGGCCAATGCCGTGCTGCTCGGTATCCTGCTCGGCGCCATGATGTGCTTCGACCTGGGCGGGCCAGTCAACAAGGCGGCCTATACTTTCGGCGTCGGCCTGCTCTCAACCCAGACCTACGCGCCGATGGCGGCGATCATGGCCGCCGGCATGGTGCCGGCCATCGGCATGGGCATCGCCAGCTTCGTCGCGCGCCAGAAGTTCTCCGAACCGGAGCGTGAGGCGGGCAAGGCGTCGTTCGTGCTGGGGCTGTGCTTCATCAGCGAGGGCGCCATACCCTTCGCCGCCAAGGATCCGCTGCGGGTGATTCCGGCCTGCATGGTAGGAGGTGCCATCACCGGCGCACTCTCCATGCTGGTCGGTGCCCAGTTGATGGCACCCCATGGCGGCATCTTCGTGCTGCTGATACCCAACGCCATCACGCCGGTACTGCTCTACTTGGGCGCCATCGTCATCGGCTCTCTGATCACCGGCCTGGGCTACGCTGCAATCAAGCGCGGCGCGGCATCGGTGGCCATTGCCGCCAACGCCTGA
- a CDS encoding aldose epimerase family protein, with protein MIPQSLRALLDETDGQRECEWAGRRVWLAREPWGELAVCLQGAQVLHFLPVSGPAKADGSLPNAPEAARSAVDAARDSGATPSPGEGEEVLVPGGWLWVTPTPQALPGAVRGGIPLCWPWFADERGADESPDRSGPMHGPARKAQWRLEAVDEHEGGVELHLSPSERLHSQLIPRAVIQANARRLHVELITEHVGETPIKLSGALHSYLAVADSFACRVEGLSGARYLDKLAGFAERDQQGELAVRGGLDRIYHSNAEVILDDGQRRLRIARQGSDSAVVWHPGDAPPDDTSAQAARGFLCVESANTRLDPVWLVPGAQHLLGTTLSCEADTL; from the coding sequence ATGATTCCGCAAAGCCTGCGAGCCCTGCTCGACGAAACCGACGGCCAGCGCGAGTGCGAATGGGCCGGCCGCCGTGTATGGCTGGCACGCGAACCCTGGGGAGAGCTGGCCGTCTGTCTACAGGGCGCTCAGGTACTTCACTTTTTACCTGTGTCCGGCCCCGCGAAAGCCGATGGCTCGCTCCCCAACGCGCCCGAAGCCGCGCGTAGCGCAGTCGACGCCGCGCGCGACAGTGGCGCCACTCCCAGCCCGGGCGAAGGCGAAGAGGTGCTGGTTCCAGGCGGCTGGCTATGGGTCACGCCGACCCCGCAGGCGCTGCCCGGCGCCGTTCGCGGCGGCATTCCGCTGTGCTGGCCCTGGTTCGCCGACGAACGCGGCGCCGACGAGAGCCCGGATCGCTCCGGCCCCATGCACGGCCCGGCGCGCAAGGCGCAGTGGCGTCTGGAAGCAGTCGATGAGCATGAGGGGGGTGTCGAGCTGCATCTCTCGCCCAGCGAACGCCTGCACAGCCAGCTGATTCCTCGCGCCGTAATCCAGGCCAACGCCAGGCGCCTGCACGTGGAGCTGATCACCGAGCATGTAGGCGAGACGCCGATCAAGCTCAGCGGCGCACTGCACAGCTATCTGGCCGTGGCCGACAGCTTCGCCTGCCGCGTCGAAGGGCTGAGCGGTGCGCGCTATCTGGACAAGTTGGCCGGCTTCGCCGAGCGTGACCAGCAGGGCGAACTGGCCGTGCGCGGCGGGCTCGACCGCATCTACCACAGCAATGCCGAGGTGATTCTCGACGACGGCCAACGCCGCCTGCGCATCGCCCGCCAGGGCAGCGATTCGGCGGTAGTGTGGCACCCGGGCGATGCTCCGCCCGACGATACCTCGGCCCAGGCCGCTCGCGGCTTCCTCTGTGTGGAGTCGGCCAATACCCGCCTCGACCCGGTATGGCTGGTACCCGGCGCACAGCACCTGCTGGGGACCACCCTGTCGTGCGAGGCAGACACACTGTGA
- the pfkB gene encoding 1-phosphofructokinase produces MARVLTLTLNPALDLSVGLERLVPGKVNRTRETHLTAAGKGVNVARVLADLGHDVTVSGFLGADNDGPFLRAFESMKVEDAFLRVPGETRINAKLAEADGRVTDINGPGTAIDATDWQRLLDGLDTRIGDSRRRPDAVVIAGSLPPGIAPDNLAALTARLRDAGLPVWVDTSGEALALAIDARPTAVKPNEQELAAWAGESLDTGEARLKAALRLYAAGIEEAVVSAGPAGVLWVSRRGAWQAIPPHLAVASTVGAGDTLLAALLHGVLSGHPPEQALRLATALSAESVRHMGVGNAHADDFPQLQQQTRVRRLNDVDAGGALA; encoded by the coding sequence ATGGCCCGCGTACTGACCCTCACGCTCAACCCGGCGCTGGATCTTTCCGTGGGCCTGGAGCGGCTGGTGCCGGGCAAGGTCAACCGCACCCGCGAGACCCACCTGACGGCGGCCGGCAAGGGCGTCAACGTCGCCCGTGTACTGGCCGATCTCGGCCACGACGTGACGGTGTCGGGCTTTCTCGGCGCCGACAACGACGGTCCTTTCCTGCGCGCCTTCGAGTCAATGAAGGTGGAGGACGCCTTCCTTCGCGTGCCCGGCGAGACGCGCATCAACGCCAAGCTCGCCGAAGCCGACGGCCGCGTCACCGACATCAACGGCCCCGGCACGGCGATCGACGCCACGGACTGGCAGCGTCTGCTCGACGGGCTCGATACGCGCATCGGCGACTCCCGGCGCCGTCCCGATGCGGTGGTGATCGCCGGCAGCCTGCCGCCGGGCATAGCGCCGGACAATCTGGCCGCGCTGACCGCCAGGCTGCGTGACGCCGGATTACCGGTATGGGTCGATACCAGCGGGGAAGCCCTCGCCCTGGCCATCGATGCCCGCCCCACCGCGGTCAAACCCAACGAGCAGGAGCTCGCCGCCTGGGCCGGCGAAAGCCTCGACACCGGCGAGGCTCGGCTGAAAGCCGCGCTGCGACTCTACGCGGCCGGCATAGAGGAGGCCGTGGTCTCCGCCGGCCCCGCCGGCGTGCTGTGGGTCAGCCGCCGCGGCGCCTGGCAGGCCATACCGCCACACCTGGCGGTGGCCAGTACCGTGGGGGCCGGCGATACCCTGCTCGCCGCCCTGCTGCACGGTGTGCTGTCGGGCCACCCTCCCGAACAGGCACTGCGCCTGGCCACCGCCCTCTCCGCCGAGTCGGTTCGTCACATGGGCGTGGGCAACGCCCACGCCGACGACTTCCCGCAACTCCAACAACAGACCCGCGTACGTCGCCTCAACGACGTCGACGCCGGGGGAGCCCTCGCATGA
- a CDS encoding carbohydrate kinase family protein has translation MTSVIAFGEALVDMLSSRLGDQSSDAPETFTPYAGGAPANVAVACARLGVHSRFLGMLGEDHFGDFLAAELAAHGVDLSGVVRTHEARTALAFVSRDADGERTFDFYRPPAADLLYRLEHLPAGVFAEPAIVHFCSNSLTEPEIADTTLAMADMADRAGCLVSVDANLRHNLWPSGYADIALVTQLIDRAGLVKLSTDELDYLRADHPTDAWLAERLAAGVRLLVITDGPGEVRAVGVGKELHHTPPKVEAVDTTAGGDAFIGGLLAELAGRLEDPEGVWHQDESFLKRALGTAANCGAHAVTRPGAYAALPDREDLARLRG, from the coding sequence ATGACATCCGTGATCGCATTCGGTGAAGCCCTGGTCGACATGCTCTCAAGCAGGCTCGGCGACCAGAGCAGCGACGCCCCCGAGACCTTTACGCCCTATGCCGGCGGCGCGCCGGCCAACGTGGCGGTGGCCTGTGCGCGGCTGGGCGTGCACAGTCGCTTTCTCGGCATGCTCGGCGAGGACCACTTCGGCGACTTCCTCGCCGCGGAACTTGCCGCCCACGGCGTCGACCTCTCCGGCGTGGTCCGCACCCACGAGGCGCGCACGGCACTGGCCTTCGTTTCACGCGATGCCGACGGCGAGCGTACCTTCGACTTCTACCGCCCGCCCGCCGCCGACCTGCTCTATCGCCTCGAGCACCTGCCAGCCGGCGTATTCGCAGAGCCCGCCATCGTTCACTTCTGCAGCAACAGCCTCACCGAGCCCGAGATCGCCGACACCACCCTTGCCATGGCCGATATGGCGGACCGAGCCGGCTGCCTGGTCAGCGTCGATGCCAACTTGCGTCACAACCTCTGGCCCAGCGGTTATGCCGACATCGCCCTGGTCACTCAACTGATCGACCGCGCCGGGCTGGTCAAGCTGTCGACCGATGAGCTTGACTACCTGCGCGCCGACCACCCGACCGACGCCTGGCTGGCCGAGCGGCTCGCCGCCGGCGTCAGGCTGCTGGTGATTACCGATGGCCCGGGCGAGGTACGCGCCGTGGGTGTGGGCAAGGAGCTGCACCATACCCCGCCGAAGGTCGAAGCGGTGGATACCACCGCCGGCGGCGACGCCTTCATCGGAGGATTACTGGCCGAGCTCGCCGGCCGCCTTGAGGATCCGGAAGGGGTTTGGCACCAGGACGAGAGCTTCCTCAAGCGCGCCCTGGGTACCGCAGCCAATTGCGGCGCCCACGCAGTGACCCGCCCCGGCGCCTATGCCGCCCTGCCCGATCGAGAGGATCTGGCCCGACTGCGGGGCTAG
- a CDS encoding aldo/keto reductase, whose protein sequence is MSAATSIEAPFLLGMMRLHEVVELHSPLRMADWIEARLDEGLIWFDHADIYGDNQGEALFGAALRARPALAERIRVVTKASIVASVRDASPFGVKHYDSSPEYLTQSIDASLTRLGVERLDHFLLHRPSPLMDAEATGRALDAAIAAGKIAAAGVSNFLPAQWRRLQAVMQHRLSAHQLQLSLDHTQPLFDGTFDALVGDGLVPLAWSPLGGGRVFERPAERLLAELAEERDMTPAGLALAWLRALPGRPRPVIGSLRAERIAALHADAREELDRPTWYALLEAARGHEVA, encoded by the coding sequence GTGAGCGCCGCCACATCGATCGAAGCGCCTTTCCTGCTGGGCATGATGCGCCTGCATGAAGTGGTCGAACTGCACTCACCCTTGCGGATGGCCGACTGGATCGAGGCACGCCTCGACGAGGGGCTCATCTGGTTCGATCACGCCGATATCTACGGCGACAACCAAGGCGAAGCGCTATTCGGCGCTGCCCTGCGCGCCCGCCCCGCGCTCGCTGAACGGATCCGGGTAGTCACCAAGGCCAGCATCGTCGCGTCCGTGCGAGACGCCTCACCGTTCGGCGTCAAACATTACGACAGCTCACCGGAATATCTCACCCAGAGCATCGATGCCTCTCTGACTCGCCTAGGCGTCGAGCGTCTCGACCACTTCCTGCTGCACCGCCCCAGCCCGCTGATGGACGCCGAAGCCACCGGCCGGGCGCTGGACGCTGCCATCGCCGCCGGCAAGATCGCCGCCGCCGGGGTCTCCAATTTTCTGCCAGCCCAATGGCGTCGCTTGCAGGCAGTCATGCAGCACCGTCTGTCAGCGCATCAGCTGCAACTTTCGCTGGACCACACCCAGCCGCTTTTCGACGGTACTTTCGATGCCCTGGTCGGCGACGGCCTGGTGCCGCTCGCATGGTCACCCCTGGGTGGCGGGCGGGTCTTCGAGAGGCCAGCCGAGCGACTGCTGGCCGAGCTCGCCGAGGAGCGCGACATGACCCCGGCCGGGCTGGCGCTGGCTTGGCTGCGTGCCCTCCCAGGCCGGCCGCGCCCCGTAATCGGCAGCCTGCGCGCCGAGCGCATCGCCGCGCTGCACGCCGATGCCCGGGAAGAGCTGGATCGCCCCACCTGGTACGCCCTGCTCGAGGCCGCCCGTGGCCACGAAGTCGCCTGA
- the ptsP gene encoding phosphoenolpyruvate--protein phosphotransferase, producing MLTLRPEDIRLDCQAADWRAALEQAAESLQQAGLTAPAYREGLFQRETQSSTYLGNAIAIPHGTPESREHVHTTGVRVLQFPTGVEWHDGQRVHVLVSIAAQSDEHLDILRQLTHVLDDDSVGQRLAEARSATEVAALLSKAVVEARLDAETLCLGFPARDARELALAGAARLRQLGCVGNGFVAAVAEREPTRLGQGLWLATSGQGVEVPALALATPEAKLVSGGETVKGVFCLAAKGDAHRGLLERILALLDSGAAAELSSADAATVLARLAGESATAHTRLARVLNAHGLHARPAKQLVQMARQQGIPIHVRLAEGGGAAVPTTSLTKVINLGARRGQQLAFSAEGEHAAEALDAVCRAVADGLGEQVMPFDESRERITPQADAAPAEPLPVDTPHPGVAASPGLAIAPVFVLQTPRFDYPQRAADPAEQQRRLQSAIVEGVAQLEALEREARGGEVAQILSMHEEMLQDPELFEAALEGIHDGRSAEAAWWEAIETAAHAQEMLADRLLAERAADLRDVGRRVLGILCHVSLPEPPETPYILVTDDIGPSDVARLDTRRVRGLLTARGGATAHSAILARALGIPAVVGAGERVLTLADGSELILDGERGRVTPAPSTERRAAAEQRLVERQQREAEAWETRFEEARCRDGHRVEVAANLGNTTHAADAVERGAEAVGLLRTEFLFMAHAQEPDLDTQIGEYREALDALKGRPLVARTLDVGGDKPLPYWPVPKEDNPFLGLRGIRLTLTRPEVLETQLRALLMAAAPDAEGTSRPLRIMLPMVKDVGEFRAARAIFDRLLDEIPAAERATDVQLGVMIEVPSAALLAPTLAAEGDFFSVGTNDLTQYTLAIDRDHPVLSAHADGLHPAVLRLIEMTVAAAHAHGKWVGVCGELASDALAVPVLVGLGVDELSVSARQVPLVKARLREFDLNEARAQAELALGQATSESVRDALEAR from the coding sequence ATGCTCACGCTTCGCCCCGAGGACATCCGCCTCGACTGCCAGGCAGCCGACTGGCGCGCCGCACTGGAGCAGGCCGCCGAGTCGCTGCAGCAGGCGGGGCTGACTGCCCCCGCCTACCGTGAAGGCCTGTTTCAGCGCGAGACCCAGTCCTCCACCTATCTCGGCAATGCCATCGCCATTCCCCACGGCACGCCCGAGAGTCGCGAGCATGTTCACACCACGGGCGTGCGCGTGCTGCAGTTTCCGACCGGTGTCGAATGGCACGACGGCCAGCGTGTCCACGTGCTGGTGAGCATCGCTGCCCAGAGTGATGAGCATCTCGACATCTTGCGCCAGCTCACCCACGTGCTCGATGACGACAGCGTCGGCCAGCGCCTGGCCGAGGCCCGCTCGGCCACCGAGGTGGCCGCTCTGCTATCCAAAGCGGTAGTGGAGGCACGCCTGGACGCCGAGACCCTGTGCCTCGGCTTTCCCGCTCGCGACGCTCGCGAGCTGGCCCTGGCCGGTGCCGCCCGGCTGCGTCAGCTCGGCTGTGTCGGCAACGGCTTCGTCGCCGCGGTGGCCGAGCGCGAGCCGACCCGGCTCGGCCAAGGGCTATGGCTGGCTACGAGTGGGCAGGGTGTGGAAGTCCCGGCGCTGGCTCTGGCCACTCCCGAAGCGAAGCTTGTGAGCGGTGGCGAAACGGTGAAAGGCGTCTTCTGCCTGGCCGCCAAAGGCGATGCCCACCGCGGCCTGCTGGAGCGGATCCTGGCCCTGCTCGACAGCGGCGCCGCCGCCGAGCTGTCCAGCGCCGACGCCGCCACCGTACTGGCGCGATTGGCCGGTGAGTCGGCCACTGCCCACACTCGGCTCGCCCGCGTTCTCAATGCCCACGGCCTGCATGCCCGCCCGGCCAAGCAACTGGTACAGATGGCCCGTCAACAGGGTATCCCCATACATGTACGCCTGGCCGAAGGCGGCGGTGCCGCGGTACCGACCACCAGCCTGACCAAGGTGATCAATCTCGGCGCCCGACGCGGCCAGCAGTTGGCCTTCTCCGCCGAGGGCGAGCACGCCGCCGAGGCGCTCGACGCCGTGTGCCGAGCCGTGGCCGATGGTCTCGGCGAACAGGTCATGCCCTTCGACGAGAGCCGCGAGCGCATCACGCCGCAGGCCGACGCCGCGCCCGCCGAGCCACTGCCCGTCGATACGCCGCATCCTGGTGTGGCTGCCTCGCCGGGGCTCGCCATTGCGCCGGTCTTCGTATTGCAGACGCCACGCTTCGACTATCCCCAACGCGCCGCCGACCCGGCAGAGCAGCAGCGCCGGCTGCAGAGCGCCATCGTCGAGGGTGTGGCCCAGCTCGAGGCGCTCGAGCGCGAAGCCCGCGGCGGCGAGGTGGCACAGATTCTCTCCATGCACGAGGAGATGCTGCAAGATCCCGAGCTGTTCGAGGCGGCCCTTGAAGGCATCCATGATGGGCGCTCTGCCGAAGCCGCCTGGTGGGAGGCCATCGAGACCGCCGCCCACGCCCAGGAGATGCTCGCCGACCGCCTGCTTGCCGAGCGCGCCGCCGACCTGCGCGACGTCGGCCGCCGCGTGCTCGGGATCCTGTGCCACGTGAGCCTGCCGGAACCGCCGGAAACGCCCTACATCCTGGTGACCGACGATATCGGCCCTTCCGACGTGGCACGGCTCGATACGCGCCGGGTACGCGGACTGCTCACCGCCCGCGGCGGCGCCACCGCACACAGTGCGATACTGGCCCGGGCGCTGGGCATTCCCGCCGTGGTGGGGGCCGGCGAACGGGTGCTGACCCTGGCGGACGGCAGCGAGCTGATCCTCGACGGCGAGCGCGGCCGCGTGACCCCGGCGCCTTCCACAGAGCGTCGCGCCGCCGCCGAGCAGCGCCTGGTCGAGCGTCAGCAGCGCGAGGCCGAAGCCTGGGAGACACGCTTCGAGGAGGCACGCTGTCGCGATGGCCATCGCGTCGAGGTGGCCGCCAACCTGGGCAACACGACGCACGCGGCCGACGCCGTGGAGCGCGGTGCCGAGGCCGTCGGCCTGCTGCGCACCGAATTCCTGTTCATGGCCCATGCCCAGGAACCGGACCTCGACACCCAGATCGGCGAGTATCGCGAGGCGCTCGACGCCCTGAAAGGACGCCCGCTGGTCGCCCGCACTCTCGACGTGGGCGGCGACAAGCCACTGCCCTACTGGCCGGTACCCAAGGAGGACAACCCCTTCCTCGGTCTGCGCGGCATCCGCTTGACGCTGACCCGCCCCGAAGTGCTCGAGACCCAGCTGCGCGCACTGCTGATGGCCGCCGCCCCCGACGCCGAGGGAACGTCAAGGCCGCTGCGCATCATGCTGCCGATGGTCAAGGACGTGGGCGAGTTCCGTGCCGCTCGCGCCATCTTCGACCGCTTGCTCGACGAGATCCCCGCGGCCGAGCGTGCCACGGACGTGCAGCTCGGCGTGATGATCGAGGTACCTTCGGCGGCGCTGCTGGCACCGACGCTGGCCGCCGAGGGCGACTTCTTCTCGGTGGGCACCAACGACCTGACCCAGTACACGCTGGCCATCGATCGCGACCACCCCGTGCTTTCGGCCCACGCCGACGGCCTGCACCCGGCGGTGCTGCGCCTGATCGAGATGACCGTGGCGGCAGCCCACGCCCACGGCAAGTGGGTCGGGGTTTGCGGTGAACTCGCCAGCGATGCCCTGGCCGTGCCGGTGCTGGTCGGCCTCGGCGTCGACGAGCTCTCGGTCAGCGCGCGACAGGTACCGCTGGTCAAGGCCAGGTTGCGCGAGTTCGACCTGAACGAAGCCCGCGCCCAAGCCGAGCTGGCGCTGGGCCAGGCCACCAGCGAGTCGGTTCGCGACGCCCTGGAGGCACGCTGA
- the cra gene encoding catabolite repressor/activator, producing the protein MTLAEIARLAGVSRTTASYVINGKAAERRISQDTVDKVMAVVREHRYRVDAQAAGLRRGSSRTLGLIVPDLENVSYARLAKRLERGAREQGYQLLIVGSDDQPDTERDLALSLRAQRCEVLITASCLPMDDPFYKELLQGGLPVVAVDRGFDPQRFASVVSNDREAAEQLTRSMLDDSVKRIAWLDAVPALSISRERRAGFQQALARHDAEALVYGAERYDRADGAQLMRQLLDRHGLPDAVVTASYTLLDGVFDMLLEEGGLPQTLRMATFGDSRLLDFLPLPVNSAVQDHDRMASMALACALAASQGDYRVGQQVVPRTLRRRLPVRLAS; encoded by the coding sequence ATGACACTAGCCGAAATCGCCCGACTGGCCGGGGTCTCGCGCACTACCGCCAGCTACGTCATCAATGGCAAGGCCGCCGAGCGGCGAATCAGCCAGGACACCGTCGACAAGGTGATGGCAGTGGTGCGGGAGCATCGCTACCGGGTCGATGCCCAGGCTGCGGGGCTGCGGCGCGGCTCGAGCCGTACGCTGGGGCTGATCGTTCCCGACCTGGAGAACGTCAGCTATGCGCGTCTGGCCAAGCGGCTGGAGCGCGGTGCTCGCGAACAGGGGTATCAGTTGTTGATCGTCGGTTCCGACGACCAGCCGGATACCGAGCGTGACTTGGCGCTATCGCTGCGCGCGCAGCGCTGCGAGGTACTGATTACCGCCAGTTGCCTGCCGATGGATGATCCCTTCTACAAGGAGTTGCTGCAGGGTGGCCTGCCGGTAGTGGCGGTCGACCGCGGCTTCGATCCGCAGCGCTTCGCCAGCGTGGTGAGCAACGACCGCGAAGCCGCCGAACAGCTGACCCGCTCGATGCTCGACGACTCGGTGAAGCGTATCGCCTGGCTGGATGCCGTGCCGGCGCTTTCCATCAGCCGTGAGCGGCGGGCCGGCTTCCAGCAGGCGCTGGCACGACATGACGCCGAAGCGCTGGTCTATGGCGCCGAGCGCTACGATCGAGCCGATGGTGCGCAACTGATGCGCCAACTGCTCGATCGCCACGGCTTGCCGGATGCCGTGGTCACGGCCTCCTATACCCTGCTCGACGGTGTCTTCGACATGCTGCTGGAAGAGGGTGGCCTGCCGCAGACGCTGCGCATGGCGACCTTCGGCGACAGCCGGCTGCTGGATTTTCTGCCCCTGCCAGTCAATTCGGCGGTGCAGGACCACGACCGCATGGCGTCGATGGCGCTGGCCTGTGCTCTGGCGGCGTCGCAGGGCGACTATCGCGTGGGGCAGCAGGTCGTGCCGCGGACCCTGAGGCGCCGGCTGCCGGTCAGGCTCGCATCATGA